One genomic region from Bradyrhizobium icense encodes:
- the ilvC gene encoding ketol-acid reductoisomerase → MRVYYDRDADLNLIKGKKVAIVGYGSQGHAHALNLKDSGVKEVAIALRKGSASAKKAETAGFKVLEVAEAAKWADLVMMLTPDELQGDIYREHLHDNMKKGAALVFAHGLNVHFNLLDPRADLDVLMIAPKGPGHTVRSEYQRGGGVPCLIAIAKDVSGNAHDLGLSYASAIGGGRAGIIETTFKEECETDLFGEQVVLCGGLVELIKGGYETLVEAGYAPEMAYFECLHEVKLIVDLIYEGGIANMNYSISNTAEYGEYVTGPRIVTAETKAEMKRVLADIQGGKFARDWMLENKVNQTSFKATRAKLAQHPIEEVGAKLRDMMPWIKKGALVDKTKN, encoded by the coding sequence ATGCGTGTTTATTACGATCGCGACGCCGACCTGAACCTGATCAAGGGCAAGAAGGTCGCCATCGTCGGCTACGGCAGCCAGGGCCATGCCCATGCGCTGAATTTGAAGGACTCCGGCGTCAAGGAAGTGGCGATTGCGCTCCGCAAGGGCTCGGCCTCGGCCAAGAAGGCGGAAACCGCCGGCTTCAAGGTGCTGGAAGTCGCCGAGGCCGCCAAATGGGCCGACCTCGTGATGATGCTGACCCCGGACGAACTGCAGGGCGACATCTACCGCGAGCACCTGCATGACAACATGAAGAAGGGCGCGGCGCTGGTGTTCGCGCATGGCCTCAACGTCCATTTCAACCTGCTCGATCCCCGCGCCGATCTCGACGTGCTGATGATCGCGCCGAAGGGCCCCGGCCATACCGTCCGCTCGGAATATCAGCGCGGCGGCGGCGTGCCCTGCCTGATCGCGATCGCCAAGGACGTTTCCGGCAATGCCCATGACCTCGGCCTCAGCTACGCCTCCGCGATCGGCGGCGGCCGGGCCGGCATCATCGAGACCACCTTCAAGGAAGAGTGCGAGACCGACCTGTTCGGCGAGCAGGTGGTGCTCTGCGGCGGCCTGGTCGAACTGATCAAGGGCGGCTACGAGACGCTGGTGGAAGCTGGCTACGCGCCCGAGATGGCCTATTTCGAGTGCCTGCACGAGGTGAAGCTGATCGTCGACCTGATCTATGAAGGCGGCATCGCCAACATGAACTACTCGATCTCCAACACCGCCGAATACGGCGAATACGTCACCGGCCCGCGCATCGTCACTGCGGAGACCAAGGCCGAGATGAAGCGCGTTCTCGCCGACATCCAGGGCGGCAAGTTCGCCCGCGACTGGATGCTGGAGAACAAGGTCAACCAGACCTCGTTCAAGGCGACCCGCGCCAAGCTCGCCCAGCATCCGATCGAGGAAGTCGGCGCCAAGCTCCGCGACATGATGCCGTGGATCAAGAAGGGCGCGTTGGTCGACAAGACCAAGAACTGA
- the ilvN gene encoding acetolactate synthase small subunit — protein MNQPASAYFLEDRHDPNETHTLSVLVQNEPGVLARVIGLFSGRGYNIDSLTVSETESQKHLSRITIVTTGTPMVIEQIKHQLDRMIPVYRVVDMTITGRSIERELAMVKVRGRGDSRVEALRLADAFRARVIDATTESFVFEITGNSSKISQFIDLMRPLGLVEVSRTGVAAIGRGPEGM, from the coding sequence ATGAACCAGCCCGCATCCGCCTACTTCCTGGAAGATCGCCACGATCCCAACGAGACGCACACGCTTTCGGTGCTGGTGCAGAACGAGCCCGGCGTGCTCGCGCGCGTGATCGGCCTGTTTTCGGGGCGCGGTTACAACATCGACAGTCTCACCGTCTCCGAGACCGAGAGCCAGAAACATCTCTCGCGCATCACCATCGTCACGACGGGTACGCCGATGGTGATCGAGCAGATCAAGCACCAGCTCGATCGCATGATCCCGGTCTACCGCGTCGTCGACATGACGATCACCGGCCGTTCCATCGAGCGGGAGCTCGCCATGGTGAAAGTGCGTGGCCGTGGCGACAGCCGGGTCGAGGCGCTGCGGCTGGCGGATGCATTCCGTGCCCGCGTGATAGACGCCACGACCGAGAGTTTTGTGTTCGAGATCACAGGCAATTCATCCAAGATCAGTCAATTTATCGACCTGATGCGCCCGCTCGGCCTTGTCGAAGTGTCGCGCACCGGCGTTGCCGCGATCGGGCGTGGGCCTGAGGGGATGTGA
- a CDS encoding PaaI family thioesterase — protein sequence MQKQPMTPDAIRDLVERVTSAPGYTRSVGTRVESAEAGRVVMSLAKNDGLLQANGFFHGGVIAGLADHAGGGAVSTAMPSGRFAVTVNLQVSFLAPAKGQSLIARARAIQVGSTIGVAHVDVASVADGVETPCAVAIVTLRGVDFPAK from the coding sequence ATGCAAAAACAGCCGATGACGCCTGATGCGATCCGCGACCTGGTCGAACGGGTCACCTCCGCCCCCGGCTACACCCGGTCCGTCGGCACGAGGGTCGAGAGCGCGGAAGCGGGCCGTGTGGTGATGTCGCTCGCGAAGAATGACGGTCTGCTCCAGGCCAACGGCTTCTTCCATGGCGGGGTCATCGCCGGGCTGGCGGACCATGCCGGCGGCGGCGCGGTGAGCACGGCGATGCCATCGGGCCGCTTCGCGGTAACGGTGAACCTGCAAGTCAGCTTCCTCGCGCCGGCGAAAGGCCAGTCGCTGATCGCTCGCGCCCGCGCAATTCAGGTCGGCAGCACGATCGGCGTGGCGCATGTCGACGTGGCTTCCGTGGCCGATGGCGTGGAGACGCCTTGTGCAGTGGCGATCGTCACGCTTCGCGGCGTCGACTTCCCCGCCAAATAA
- a CDS encoding DUF2336 domain-containing protein: protein MVQQPAHSIIAELEDAVRGGSSAKRVETLRQVTDLFLHDGERLSDDQVKVFDDVLCLLIARVETRAKAELSKRLAPLDYAPFEVIQHLAWDDEIEVAGNVLTHSSRLGTDVLVEIASSKGQDHLLAISGRAELPAAVTDVIVDRGEGQVIRKLANNAGARFSDQGYSTIVARAGADEELVEILGLRADFPAKFMGDLLRRAKETVRARLLAIAPAAVQEEIKRVLNEIAREPQPPSRSFGVAEELVKLMKGLNELDDAAVYKFAESNKFDEVTVALAVLNDMPVEMTARLMEGSRADLILIPCRSARLNWPTVESILRNRPGRPISEQTLEVAERDYRKLSMETAQRTVRFWQLHNRIEKEPIIRTN, encoded by the coding sequence ATGGTGCAACAGCCGGCGCACTCGATCATTGCCGAACTTGAAGACGCCGTCAGAGGCGGGTCATCCGCGAAGCGGGTGGAAACCCTGCGGCAGGTCACCGATCTCTTCCTCCATGACGGAGAACGCCTCAGCGACGACCAGGTCAAGGTCTTCGACGACGTGCTCTGCCTTCTGATCGCGCGCGTCGAGACGCGGGCGAAGGCCGAACTTTCCAAGCGGCTGGCGCCGCTCGACTACGCCCCGTTCGAGGTCATCCAGCATCTCGCGTGGGACGACGAGATCGAGGTCGCCGGCAATGTGCTGACCCATTCCAGCCGGCTCGGCACCGACGTGCTGGTCGAAATCGCCAGCAGCAAGGGGCAGGATCACCTGCTCGCCATTTCCGGCCGCGCCGAACTGCCCGCGGCCGTGACCGACGTCATCGTCGACCGCGGCGAAGGCCAGGTGATCCGCAAGCTCGCCAACAATGCCGGCGCCAGGTTTTCCGATCAGGGTTATTCCACCATCGTCGCCCGCGCCGGTGCCGACGAGGAGCTGGTCGAAATCCTCGGCCTTCGCGCCGATTTCCCGGCCAAGTTCATGGGCGACCTGTTGCGACGCGCCAAGGAGACCGTTCGCGCGCGGCTTCTGGCCATCGCGCCGGCCGCGGTCCAGGAAGAGATCAAGCGGGTCCTTAACGAGATCGCTCGCGAGCCACAGCCCCCGAGCCGCAGCTTCGGCGTCGCCGAGGAACTGGTGAAGCTGATGAAGGGATTGAACGAGCTCGACGACGCGGCGGTGTACAAATTCGCGGAGTCGAACAAGTTCGACGAAGTGACGGTCGCGCTCGCCGTCCTCAACGACATGCCAGTCGAGATGACGGCCAGGCTGATGGAAGGCTCCCGCGCCGACCTGATCCTGATTCCCTGCCGCTCGGCGCGGCTGAACTGGCCGACGGTCGAGTCGATCCTGCGCAACCGGCCCGGTCGTCCGATCAGCGAGCAGACGCTCGAGGTCGCGGAGCGCGACTACCGGAAGCTATCGATGGAAACGGCCCAGCGCACCGTGCGCTTCTGGCAGTTGCACAACAGGATCGAGAAAGAACCGATCATCCGGACAAATTGA
- a CDS encoding LysE family translocator, whose product MSHSLLIAFVMFATVMFFTPGPNNIMLLSSGLTYGFRPTIPHIMGITVGFAFMVGAVGLGLGTIFIAYPVLQTILKYAGVAYLIYLAWAIAMSEPPSADKDSRGRPMTFWGAAMFQWVNAKGWVMVIGTITAYAAIAAYPWNIAIQVGLSLILGILSCTAWALFGTALRPILTSRRAVRAFNIVMAVLLLASLYPVFMDA is encoded by the coding sequence ATGTCGCACTCGCTTTTGATCGCCTTCGTGATGTTCGCCACCGTGATGTTCTTCACGCCGGGGCCGAACAACATCATGCTGCTGTCGTCGGGGCTCACTTACGGCTTCCGCCCGACCATCCCGCACATCATGGGAATCACGGTCGGCTTTGCCTTCATGGTCGGCGCGGTGGGGCTGGGCCTTGGGACGATTTTCATTGCCTATCCGGTGCTGCAGACCATCCTGAAATATGCCGGTGTGGCCTACCTGATCTATCTGGCCTGGGCGATTGCGATGTCCGAGCCGCCGTCCGCGGATAAGGACAGCCGGGGCCGCCCGATGACGTTCTGGGGCGCGGCCATGTTCCAGTGGGTCAACGCCAAGGGCTGGGTCATGGTGATCGGCACGATCACTGCCTATGCGGCGATCGCCGCCTACCCCTGGAACATCGCGATCCAGGTGGGCCTCAGCCTGATTCTGGGCATCCTGTCCTGCACCGCCTGGGCCCTGTTCGGCACTGCGCTGCGACCGATCCTGACCTCCCGGCGCGCAGTGCGTGCCTTCAACATCGTCATGGCGGTACTGCTATTGGCCTCGCTCTATCCGGTCTTCATGGACGCATGA
- a CDS encoding threonine dehydratase — MFDLRELERAHEIVGQAVPPTPAHAWPLLADRMGTRVIVKHENHTPIGAFKVRGGLVYLERLKRERPNTPGIISATRGNHGQSLAFAASRHGVPAVIYVPRGNSVEKNRAMRAFGADLVEHGEDFQAAAEEAQRRAQFDGLHMVPSFHPDLVLGVATYALELLRAAPDLDVLYVPIGQGSGICGCIMARDLLGAKTEIVGVQSTEAPSYALSFAAGMVVTTETSNTLADGMATRVPVAEALAVIRKGASRIVQVTDDEVAAAVRAYWTDTHNLAEGAGAAPLAAALQEKNKLAGKRVGLILSGGNIDFDLFRKWVGTDAAAPGERAMA, encoded by the coding sequence ATGTTTGACCTCAGAGAACTCGAACGTGCGCACGAGATCGTGGGGCAGGCAGTGCCTCCGACGCCGGCGCATGCCTGGCCACTGCTTGCCGATCGGATGGGTACGCGCGTCATCGTCAAGCATGAGAACCACACGCCAATCGGCGCCTTCAAGGTGCGGGGTGGGCTGGTCTATCTGGAGCGGCTGAAGCGCGAACGGCCGAATACGCCCGGGATCATTTCCGCAACCCGCGGCAATCACGGCCAGAGCCTGGCGTTTGCGGCCAGTCGTCACGGCGTTCCAGCCGTGATCTATGTGCCGCGAGGCAATTCGGTCGAGAAGAACCGCGCCATGCGCGCGTTCGGCGCTGACCTCGTCGAACATGGCGAGGATTTTCAGGCGGCGGCCGAAGAAGCCCAGCGTCGCGCCCAGTTCGACGGTCTGCACATGGTGCCGTCGTTCCATCCCGACCTCGTGCTTGGCGTGGCGACCTACGCGCTCGAACTCCTGCGCGCGGCGCCCGACCTCGATGTGCTCTATGTGCCGATCGGGCAGGGCTCCGGGATCTGCGGCTGCATCATGGCGCGTGATCTCTTGGGGGCTAAGACGGAAATCGTCGGCGTGCAGTCAACCGAAGCGCCGTCTTACGCGCTGTCATTTGCGGCCGGCATGGTGGTGACGACGGAAACCAGCAACACGCTGGCCGACGGCATGGCAACCCGCGTTCCCGTTGCCGAGGCCCTCGCCGTCATCCGCAAAGGTGCCTCGCGCATCGTGCAGGTCACGGATGACGAGGTCGCCGCCGCCGTTCGCGCCTACTGGACCGACACGCACAACCTTGCCGAAGGTGCAGGCGCGGCCCCGCTCGCCGCGGCGCTGCAGGAAAAGAACAAGCTCGCAGGCAAGCGCGTCGGTTTGATCTTGAGCGGCGGCAATATCGATTTCGATCTGTTCCGCAAATGGGTCGGGACGGATGCTGCCGCCCCTGGTGAAAGGGCAATGGCGTAA
- a CDS encoding class I SAM-dependent methyltransferase, translated as MLARDWYYTQRRRLGLDSAVASIYDRHDDSDERARAALTMLGVQRGWRVADIGCGNGVLACEAALIGAEVDAIDISPAMLALADIYARDRKAAIRTQPAGLLSFAYQPNSYDLIVSEFTLHHLPDFWKAVALARIYAALKPGANFYLRDIVFVSMPDGTERDVDQWADFTIKNHDFQREGVVTHMRDEYSTFGWVIERMLTDIGFTLESVDYHAPLHGTYLLRKPKPDQQS; from the coding sequence ATGCTGGCGCGTGACTGGTATTACACTCAAAGGCGGCGGCTCGGGCTAGATTCCGCGGTCGCCTCGATCTACGACCGGCACGACGACAGCGACGAGCGGGCGCGTGCCGCGCTCACCATGCTCGGCGTACAGCGCGGCTGGCGCGTGGCCGACATCGGTTGCGGCAATGGCGTACTGGCCTGCGAGGCGGCGCTGATCGGGGCCGAGGTCGATGCCATCGACATTTCGCCGGCGATGCTGGCGCTCGCCGACATCTACGCGCGCGACCGAAAGGCGGCAATCCGTACCCAGCCGGCCGGTCTCTTGAGCTTCGCCTACCAGCCGAATTCCTATGATTTGATCGTCAGCGAATTCACTCTGCATCACCTGCCTGATTTCTGGAAGGCGGTGGCGCTGGCAAGGATCTATGCCGCGCTGAAGCCCGGCGCGAATTTCTATTTGCGCGACATCGTGTTCGTCAGCATGCCCGACGGCACCGAGCGCGATGTCGACCAATGGGCGGATTTCACCATCAAGAACCACGATTTCCAGCGCGAAGGCGTAGTCACCCACATGCGCGACGAATACTCGACCTTCGGTTGGGTGATCGAGCGCATGCTGACCGACATCGGCTTCACGCTGGAATCGGTCGACTATCACGCGCCGCTGCACGGTACCTATCTCCTGCGCAAACCAAAGCCGGATCAACAGAGCTAG
- a CDS encoding LysR family transcriptional regulator, whose product MDFKQIRYFVAVAEAGSFSAGARRAFVTQPTLSAAIASLEAELGFALLERHARGVRLTPRGEEVLETSRSILRQTERLKTASGGKPSGRPLRLGILPTIAPAFVAQCIERLRAIEPARSWRSEDAPLPKLRQRLANGRCDVILTALGSAARGHRQVELAADRQALAVSARSFPRGPVSPEILAGQPLIVRVHCEQLQAASRILDAWKVRPRVVAQTDSDARALAMVAAGIGFCLMPDSFEHPEVRMLRPEGVDLTRRLGFEWVRGSADGWLDRALDGL is encoded by the coding sequence ATGGACTTCAAGCAGATCAGGTATTTCGTGGCGGTTGCCGAGGCGGGCAGCTTCAGCGCCGGCGCGCGCCGTGCCTTCGTCACGCAGCCGACGCTGTCGGCCGCGATCGCTTCCCTCGAAGCCGAGCTGGGATTCGCACTGCTGGAGCGTCATGCGCGTGGCGTCAGGCTCACGCCGCGCGGCGAGGAGGTGCTGGAGACTTCGCGGTCGATTCTGCGCCAGACCGAACGACTCAAGACGGCGTCCGGCGGCAAGCCGTCGGGCAGGCCGCTGCGGCTTGGAATTCTGCCGACGATTGCTCCGGCTTTCGTGGCCCAATGCATTGAGCGGCTGCGGGCGATCGAGCCGGCGCGGTCGTGGCGGAGCGAGGATGCACCGCTTCCCAAGTTGCGGCAGCGGCTTGCCAACGGCCGTTGCGACGTCATCCTCACCGCGCTGGGATCGGCCGCACGCGGCCACCGGCAGGTCGAGCTGGCGGCAGACCGGCAGGCGCTGGCCGTTTCCGCCCGCTCGTTCCCCCGCGGGCCGGTCTCTCCGGAGATATTGGCGGGCCAGCCCCTGATCGTGCGCGTGCACTGCGAGCAATTGCAGGCGGCGTCGCGGATTCTCGATGCGTGGAAGGTGCGGCCGAGAGTCGTCGCCCAGACGGACAGCGATGCGCGGGCGCTCGCGATGGTGGCGGCCGGCATCGGGTTCTGTCTGATGCCGGACAGTTTCGAACACCCCGAGGTGCGGATGCTTCGCCCCGAGGGGGTCGATCTGACCCGGCGGCTCGGCTTTGAATGGGTCAGAGGCAGCGCCGATGGCTGGCTGGATCGCGCGCTGGATGGTCTGTGA
- a CDS encoding EamA family transporter: MKPADVCIAALVAVIWGLAFVASRIALNEFSPELMTTLRFSIAALPCLFVARPKVSWSVLVSISFTLFLGQFLAQAFAIAHGVPVGLSSVIVQSQALFTIGFAALLFRERPSLWQTVGIAIATAGLLMICGTVGYDFSVSAFAILMISPLSFAAGNLLLRSAQGVPMFDLFAWLCLVAAVPLFALTLVSNGPQPTWHALTHMSLTGLLCMIGLGGVSTSIAYWLWGRLLRDYPAAQVVPFALLVPFVGSAASSVVFGETFGPLRLAGMITVVGGIAVMLLFKPTKASEEQVLPKIA; the protein is encoded by the coding sequence ATGAAACCGGCCGATGTCTGCATCGCCGCGCTGGTGGCGGTGATCTGGGGCCTTGCTTTCGTGGCCAGCCGGATCGCGCTCAACGAGTTTTCGCCGGAATTGATGACGACGCTGCGGTTTTCCATCGCAGCCTTGCCCTGCCTGTTCGTGGCGCGGCCGAAGGTTTCATGGTCGGTGCTGGTCTCGATCAGCTTCACGCTGTTTCTCGGCCAGTTTCTTGCCCAGGCGTTTGCCATTGCCCACGGCGTTCCCGTCGGTCTTTCCAGCGTGATCGTGCAGAGCCAGGCGCTGTTCACGATCGGCTTCGCCGCGCTTCTGTTCCGCGAGCGGCCGAGCCTGTGGCAGACAGTCGGCATTGCTATCGCCACCGCAGGCCTGCTGATGATCTGCGGCACCGTCGGCTACGATTTCAGCGTCAGCGCCTTCGCGATATTGATGATCTCCCCGCTCAGCTTCGCCGCCGGCAATCTGCTGCTGCGAAGTGCGCAGGGCGTGCCGATGTTCGATCTGTTCGCGTGGCTGTGTCTGGTCGCGGCAGTTCCGCTGTTTGCGCTGACGCTGGTCAGCAACGGTCCGCAGCCGACCTGGCATGCGCTGACCCATATGTCTCTGACCGGCTTGCTGTGCATGATTGGCCTCGGCGGCGTCTCCACCAGCATTGCCTACTGGCTGTGGGGCCGGCTGCTGCGGGATTACCCGGCGGCGCAGGTGGTGCCGTTCGCGCTTTTAGTGCCGTTCGTCGGTTCCGCGGCATCGAGCGTGGTGTTCGGCGAAACTTTTGGGCCGCTGCGGCTCGCCGGCATGATCACTGTGGTGGGGGGCATCGCCGTCATGCTGTTGTTCAAACCTACCAAGGCTTCAGAAGAACAAGTTCTGCCAAAGATCGCATGA